One region of Salvia miltiorrhiza cultivar Shanhuang (shh) chromosome 3, IMPLAD_Smil_shh, whole genome shotgun sequence genomic DNA includes:
- the LOC131014809 gene encoding uncharacterized protein LOC131014809 isoform X2 → MCAICQRSNNTENNQVPEESGYGDDDPNPNFVMDSQVLTQILRIPWQNMSNLRGQPVKAAIKGASAPSTAATDAELIRSVPPTIIPTVSQTLPPKWK, encoded by the exons ATGTGTGCCATCTGCCAAAGATCCAACAACACGGAAAACAACCAA GTACCCGAGGAATCTGGTTATGGTGATGATGATCCTAACCCAAACTTTGTCATGGATTCTCAAGTTCTAACTCAAATTCTTA GAATACCATGGCAGAATATGTCCAACCTCCGAGGCCAACCCGTGAAGGCTGCGATAAAGGGTGCTTCAGCTCCCTCTACAGCTGCAACAGATGCGGAACTCATCCGATCGGTTCCACCAACGATTATTCCCACTGTCTCCCAAACTCTTCCTCCCAAATGGAAATGA